Proteins from a single region of Aerococcus viridans:
- a CDS encoding YjjG family noncanonical pyrimidine nucleotidase: MKYKNLLFDVDDTLLDFQDAQKVALKSLFESMDIPYNEETEKMYNTMNQSLWRQFEQGILTSEQVVNDRFGIFFNQLGIEVNSVEMERNYRQCLKEGIKPVENSLELVNSLSKQANLYIVTNGIAETQSYRLQKSGLIPYFKDVFISEELNAQKPSINFFNTVFSRIPYFKKEETAIIGDSLTSDIQGGINAGIDTIWYNPKRKKVKDPVIPTYDIAQLNEIYDL, encoded by the coding sequence ATGAAGTATAAAAACTTATTATTTGATGTAGATGATACCTTATTAGATTTCCAAGATGCGCAAAAGGTTGCATTGAAATCTTTATTTGAGTCTATGGATATTCCTTATAATGAAGAAACTGAGAAAATGTATAATACCATGAATCAAAGTCTCTGGCGTCAATTCGAACAAGGGATTTTAACCTCAGAACAAGTTGTAAATGATAGATTTGGTATTTTCTTCAATCAACTAGGCATTGAAGTGAATAGTGTTGAAATGGAAAGAAATTACCGGCAGTGTCTAAAAGAAGGTATAAAACCTGTTGAAAATAGTTTGGAACTAGTGAATTCACTTTCTAAACAGGCAAATTTATATATCGTTACAAATGGTATTGCTGAAACGCAATCTTATCGTTTACAAAAATCTGGTTTGATCCCGTACTTTAAAGATGTGTTCATATCTGAGGAACTGAATGCGCAAAAGCCTAGTATAAATTTCTTTAATACAGTATTTTCAAGAATCCCGTATTTTAAAAAAGAAGAAACAGCCATTATTGGGGATTCGCTTACGTCAGATATTCAAGGAGGTATTAATGCTGGAATCGACACCATTTGGTATAACCCAAAAAGGAAAAAAGTAAAAGATCCAGTAATACCAACCTATGATATTGCGCAATTAAATGAAATATACGATTTATAG
- a CDS encoding alpha/beta hydrolase: MQKEVIKLYNDRDDVTLTSYVIDPIRTSNVNIERPAVIICPGGSYMYCSDREAEPVALAFNAMGFHAFVLRYSVYGQGKTTAEIIAEGQFPVKPDVIFPHALQETAKAFEILHQYATEWRIDTDKIGLAGFSAGGHNTGMYSNVWHEDVIQNATNLKGKALKPAFNISAYALTDIAYYYHQNIANPDPNIKAYATAMSLACFGKPLPSEAEIERYSVPATVNEHTAPTFIWATREDDVVNVRDSLSLALALEENQIPFEMHIFQEGPHGLSVANELSATMPNQVNKTAAQWLPLAENWLKEIILKSVYS; this comes from the coding sequence ATGCAAAAAGAAGTAATAAAGCTATATAATGATCGTGATGATGTGACCTTAACTAGCTACGTGATTGATCCAATCCGCACAAGTAATGTGAATATTGAACGACCGGCCGTGATTATCTGTCCCGGTGGTTCATATATGTACTGTTCAGATAGAGAAGCTGAACCAGTGGCATTGGCATTTAATGCTATGGGCTTTCACGCATTTGTCTTGCGATATTCGGTCTATGGGCAAGGGAAAACAACTGCAGAAATCATTGCAGAAGGGCAATTTCCGGTTAAACCTGATGTTATTTTCCCCCATGCGCTACAAGAAACTGCTAAGGCATTTGAAATTTTGCATCAATATGCGACTGAGTGGCGCATTGATACTGATAAGATTGGCCTAGCAGGATTTTCTGCTGGTGGTCACAATACCGGGATGTACAGTAATGTATGGCATGAAGATGTGATTCAAAATGCAACAAATTTGAAGGGCAAAGCCTTGAAACCAGCATTTAATATTTCTGCCTACGCCCTAACTGATATTGCCTATTATTATCACCAAAACATTGCCAATCCTGACCCAAATATCAAGGCCTATGCAACAGCTATGTCTTTAGCTTGCTTTGGAAAACCACTACCTAGTGAAGCAGAAATTGAACGTTATTCTGTCCCAGCTACTGTGAATGAACATACTGCACCAACTTTTATTTGGGCAACACGTGAAGATGATGTTGTTAATGTACGTGATTCCTTATCACTAGCCTTAGCATTAGAAGAAAATCAAATTCCGTTTGAAATGCATATCTTCCAAGAAGGACCACACGGCCTTTCAGTGGCTAACGAGCTTTCTGCAACCATGCCCAATCAAGTGAATAAAACTGCCGCACAATGGCTACCACTAGCTGAAAATTGGTTGAAAGAAATCATCTTAAAAAGCGTTTATTCCTGA
- a CDS encoding M20 family metallopeptidase, protein MTVKETLHQEVSALETDLRGLSDYIFANPELGHQEFKSSKAHIALLEKHGFTVETPYAGFDTAFRATFDSGQPGPTIAYLSEYDALPSIGHGCGHNMLGTVDTGAGIALSKVINQTGGRVIVLGTPAEETTGTKVDMANSGVFDDVDVAMCTHPSDENTMSGTSMAIHPIAFEFFGKPAHAAEAPEEGINALDAMLNLFNNINSLRQEMRSSARVHGIITHGGDAANVIPEYTRAEFYVRALDTPYMEVLSEKIINCAKAAALASGCTMKHTDFENIYKDMITNETLSAVYNENASELGIEMVPEKLGENGSIDMGDVSHVVPSIHSYYSITNGKRVIGHTPEFRDCTQTPFAYDMMMKVVETLALTGVDVISKPELLVEIQTEFANRKV, encoded by the coding sequence ATGACTGTAAAAGAAACATTACATCAAGAAGTTAGCGCCCTAGAAACAGATTTAAGAGGATTGAGCGATTATATTTTTGCTAATCCAGAACTAGGCCATCAAGAATTTAAATCGTCAAAAGCCCATATTGCATTGCTTGAAAAACATGGTTTCACTGTTGAAACCCCGTATGCTGGCTTTGATACGGCCTTTAGAGCGACTTTTGATTCAGGTCAACCTGGCCCCACAATTGCTTACTTGTCTGAGTACGACGCCTTACCGTCAATTGGGCATGGCTGTGGTCATAATATGCTTGGGACTGTAGACACTGGTGCTGGTATCGCCTTATCTAAGGTGATCAACCAGACTGGCGGCCGAGTGATTGTTTTAGGAACGCCCGCTGAAGAAACAACTGGAACTAAGGTAGATATGGCTAATTCAGGCGTATTTGACGACGTAGATGTGGCTATGTGTACCCATCCTTCAGATGAAAATACTATGTCTGGCACATCAATGGCTATCCACCCAATTGCTTTTGAATTTTTCGGTAAACCGGCCCATGCTGCAGAAGCGCCAGAAGAGGGGATTAACGCCCTAGATGCTATGTTAAACCTATTTAATAATATCAATAGCTTACGCCAAGAAATGCGGTCCTCTGCTCGTGTACATGGGATTATTACCCACGGTGGAGACGCAGCCAACGTGATCCCTGAATACACACGCGCTGAATTCTATGTCCGCGCCTTGGATACGCCTTATATGGAAGTTTTATCGGAGAAAATCATCAACTGTGCTAAGGCCGCAGCACTTGCAAGTGGTTGTACCATGAAGCACACAGACTTTGAAAATATCTACAAGGATATGATTACTAACGAGACTTTATCTGCAGTTTACAACGAAAATGCAAGTGAATTAGGTATTGAAATGGTTCCCGAGAAATTAGGGGAAAATGGGTCAATTGATATGGGTGACGTCAGCCATGTAGTCCCTTCAATCCATTCTTACTATTCAATCACAAATGGTAAGCGTGTTATCGGGCACACACCTGAATTTAGAGACTGTACCCAAACACCATTTGCCTATGACATGATGATGAAAGTTGTTGAAACACTGGCGCTTACTGGTGTTGATGTTATCAGCAAACCAGAATTACTAGTTGAGATACAAACAGAATTTGCTAATCGAAAAGTATAG
- a CDS encoding D-serine ammonia-lyase, with the protein MSTESIYETREQVNQRTLGDIRDRKPVFWENDSHVPFKNLKGQLDVSVLEIKDAEARLKRFAPFIKAVFEDTVALDGLIESPISDIDKFKTALETTYDFSFPGQMFLKRDDLLPIAGTIKARGAIYEVLHHAEALAFEEKLLSGYDDDYSKFATKTFQDFFKQYTVVVGTTGNLGISSGVMSAKIGFNVQVHMSHEAKQWKKDYLRSHGVQVIEHKTNFTEAVDQGRQSAQSDPYAYFIDDEHSIQLFLGYTTAASRLEKQLADQGIVVDEDHPLMVYLPCGVGGSPGGITYGLKQIYGDHVHCFFAQPTHVPSMLLGLISKKFADISVYDFGIDGLTVMDGLAVPRTSQIVAKLMSGIFDGGYTLTDKESNRLLTTLKDVEDIFVEPAATAGLVGPQRLFTTEAGQNYLRHKNLTDKVANMTHIAWATGGSMVPADEQVLFYENGKANQ; encoded by the coding sequence ATGTCAACAGAATCTATATATGAAACAAGAGAACAGGTGAATCAAAGAACATTGGGTGATATTCGTGACCGTAAGCCCGTTTTTTGGGAGAATGATAGCCATGTACCTTTCAAGAACTTAAAAGGGCAACTGGATGTGTCAGTCCTAGAGATTAAAGACGCAGAGGCACGATTAAAACGATTTGCACCATTTATCAAAGCCGTCTTCGAAGATACGGTGGCTTTAGATGGTCTGATTGAATCGCCAATTTCTGACATTGACAAATTCAAGACTGCGTTAGAAACCACTTATGATTTTTCATTTCCTGGCCAAATGTTCCTAAAACGGGATGACTTATTACCGATTGCCGGTACTATTAAGGCTCGAGGGGCTATTTATGAAGTCTTGCATCATGCTGAAGCATTAGCCTTTGAAGAGAAATTATTATCAGGTTATGACGATGACTACTCGAAATTTGCGACTAAGACATTCCAAGATTTCTTTAAACAGTACACTGTAGTTGTAGGGACTACAGGTAACTTGGGGATTTCTTCAGGTGTGATGTCTGCCAAAATTGGTTTCAATGTCCAAGTTCATATGTCCCACGAAGCCAAGCAATGGAAGAAAGACTACTTAAGAAGCCACGGTGTCCAAGTAATCGAACATAAGACCAACTTCACAGAAGCCGTAGACCAAGGGCGTCAATCAGCTCAATCTGATCCATATGCTTACTTTATTGATGACGAACATTCAATTCAATTGTTCTTAGGTTATACAACAGCAGCATCAAGACTTGAAAAACAGTTAGCTGATCAAGGAATCGTTGTCGATGAAGACCATCCACTTATGGTGTATCTACCATGTGGTGTGGGCGGTAGTCCAGGTGGTATTACTTATGGTTTGAAACAAATTTACGGGGATCATGTTCACTGCTTCTTTGCTCAACCAACCCATGTACCATCTATGTTATTAGGATTAATCTCTAAGAAATTTGCAGATATTTCAGTCTATGACTTTGGGATTGATGGCTTAACCGTTATGGACGGTCTAGCAGTACCTAGAACCTCTCAAATAGTAGCTAAATTAATGTCAGGCATCTTTGATGGTGGTTATACATTGACTGACAAAGAGTCTAATCGCCTACTAACAACATTGAAAGATGTAGAAGATATTTTTGTAGAGCCAGCAGCCACAGCAGGATTAGTTGGTCCTCAAAGACTCTTCACTACTGAAGCGGGGCAAAACTATCTGCGTCATAAGAACTTAACAGATAAAGTAGCTAACATGACCCATATTGCATGGGCAACTGGTGGGTCAATGGTACCAGCAGATGAGCAAGTGTTATTTTACGAAAATGGTAAAGCCAATCAATAA
- a CDS encoding dicarboxylate/amino acid:cation symporter: protein MVQILIVAILGIAVGYFFPGISSHFGILGNLFMNFIQMLVVPLVFPLIVLSVVEIGGGNQLGKVIFKAIGYFFLVTTFLIALTLVFGKLVNVGGDVALGEISTESLDGIATGINLQDFVLSIIPSNIFQTFADGSLLPIIFFAIFLAGGLIAIDNDATYGISGISSVFSFLFWLYVAYLTVALVIYPIIAYSFGVSYISLFKSISELSFIAFITGGSSVVLPSLIERLEENKVPKVISSGVTCLGYTLNLGGAAIYVSLAISFIMNVYDASLTISDFVVLVVFLTFITKTIATVPSGAIVVLLATANQLGLPSEAVALLVSIDFFANAGRTALNVVGNALAATIIAKTEGAKLPVFTKIKKKEGATI from the coding sequence TTGGTACAGATACTCATAGTTGCCATTTTAGGTATTGCCGTTGGATACTTTTTCCCAGGCATCAGTAGTCATTTTGGTATTCTGGGGAATCTCTTTATGAACTTCATCCAAATGCTTGTCGTACCGCTCGTTTTCCCATTAATTGTCTTATCAGTAGTAGAAATCGGTGGTGGAAATCAACTTGGGAAGGTCATCTTTAAGGCAATTGGCTACTTTTTTCTCGTAACCACATTTTTGATCGCCTTGACCCTGGTCTTTGGTAAACTAGTGAATGTTGGCGGTGATGTAGCACTTGGTGAAATCTCTACCGAATCACTCGATGGGATTGCGACTGGGATTAACTTACAAGATTTTGTCTTAAGTATTATTCCAAGCAATATCTTTCAAACTTTCGCAGATGGTAGCTTATTGCCAATCATCTTCTTTGCTATTTTCCTTGCCGGAGGCCTGATCGCAATTGATAATGATGCAACTTATGGAATTTCAGGTATTTCTTCTGTATTCAGTTTCCTATTCTGGCTATACGTCGCATACCTAACAGTCGCCTTAGTAATCTATCCCATCATTGCGTACAGTTTTGGCGTATCCTATATTTCATTGTTTAAATCTATCTCTGAATTGAGCTTTATCGCCTTTATTACAGGCGGTTCAAGCGTTGTATTACCTTCACTTATCGAACGCTTAGAAGAAAATAAAGTCCCAAAAGTGATCTCATCTGGCGTAACGTGCCTAGGCTACACACTAAATCTAGGTGGTGCAGCTATCTATGTATCTTTAGCTATTTCCTTTATAATGAACGTATATGATGCTTCTTTAACAATTTCTGATTTTGTCGTTTTAGTAGTATTTCTTACTTTTATTACCAAAACAATCGCTACAGTACCATCAGGGGCCATTGTCGTGCTTCTTGCTACGGCAAACCAATTAGGCTTACCATCTGAAGCAGTTGCCTTACTGGTATCAATTGATTTCTTCGCAAATGCAGGTAGAACAGCCTTGAATGTGGTTGGAAATGCTTTAGCAGCGACTATTATTGCCAAAACAGAAGGCGCAAAATTGCCAGTATTCACTAAAATTAAAAAGAAAGAAGGCGCAACAATTTGA
- the galT gene encoding UDP-glucose--hexose-1-phosphate uridylyltransferase, protein MAKLIDAFVTQVIENSDYTIDDHFYLRNRILALTGEAGANQETTRTTLISLRDALVDVAVDNGKVGDLIEERDTLGAALMDFITPAPSVLNQHFWDTYQISPEEAIQEFYALSQRNDYIKVGAIAKNIAYTSQTAYGPVEITINLSKPEKDPKAIAAAKKAQSSSYPLCQLCMENEGYQGRINHPARANHRIIRLQLGDEKWGFQYSPYAYFNEHSIVLNTQHVPMVISKQTFEQLLDIVAIFPGYFAGSNADLPIVGGSILTHNHYQTGRHDFPMAKAPFESQFTFEGYPNIQAGIVKWPMSVIRLQGKERGDLVTLADKIRLAWQTYEDPNLDVIAYTGDEAHHTITPIARKNGDKFELDLVLRDNHTSSQYPDGVYHPHQDVQHIKQENIGLIEVMGLAILPPRLKDELSAVTDYLLDKENNIAAYHLTWAQELKQNYRHTLTPDTVHTILKDEIANVFVRVLEDAGVYKDTPAGKDGFNRFIQSVGIVS, encoded by the coding sequence ATGGCAAAACTAATTGATGCCTTTGTTACACAGGTTATTGAAAATAGTGATTATACAATAGACGATCATTTTTATTTACGCAATCGAATCTTAGCATTAACTGGTGAAGCAGGTGCCAATCAAGAAACAACTAGAACCACCCTTATTTCCTTACGTGATGCCTTAGTAGATGTTGCTGTTGACAACGGAAAAGTAGGGGATTTAATAGAAGAGCGAGATACTTTAGGTGCTGCATTAATGGATTTTATCACGCCAGCCCCTAGTGTTTTAAATCAACACTTTTGGGATACCTATCAAATTTCTCCAGAAGAGGCAATCCAGGAATTTTATGCGCTGAGTCAACGTAATGACTATATTAAAGTAGGGGCCATTGCTAAGAACATTGCGTATACAAGTCAAACGGCCTATGGACCAGTGGAAATTACCATTAACCTATCAAAACCTGAAAAAGATCCCAAGGCAATCGCTGCCGCCAAAAAAGCGCAATCTTCTAGTTATCCTCTTTGCCAGCTATGCATGGAAAATGAAGGATATCAAGGCAGGATCAACCATCCGGCGCGCGCTAACCACAGAATTATTCGTCTTCAATTAGGCGATGAGAAGTGGGGGTTCCAATATTCACCATATGCCTATTTCAATGAGCATAGTATTGTATTAAACACACAGCATGTCCCCATGGTCATTTCAAAACAAACATTTGAACAATTATTAGACATTGTAGCTATTTTTCCTGGATATTTTGCTGGATCTAATGCCGATTTGCCGATTGTAGGAGGTTCAATTCTAACGCATAATCATTATCAAACGGGACGTCATGATTTCCCTATGGCTAAGGCGCCCTTTGAAAGTCAATTCACGTTTGAAGGTTACCCAAACATCCAAGCTGGGATTGTCAAATGGCCCATGTCTGTGATACGTCTACAAGGAAAAGAGCGCGGAGATTTGGTGACCCTGGCCGATAAAATCCGACTGGCTTGGCAAACATATGAAGATCCAAATCTAGATGTAATTGCATATACAGGGGACGAAGCTCATCATACAATTACACCTATCGCCCGCAAAAATGGGGACAAATTCGAACTAGATTTGGTTTTACGTGATAATCATACTTCATCACAATATCCAGATGGCGTTTATCATCCACATCAAGATGTGCAACATATTAAACAGGAAAATATCGGTTTAATTGAAGTAATGGGCTTAGCTATATTACCCCCACGCTTAAAGGATGAACTCTCGGCAGTTACTGACTATCTATTAGATAAAGAAAATAATATTGCAGCTTACCATTTAACATGGGCACAAGAATTAAAGCAAAATTATCGCCATACTTTGACTCCAGATACAGTGCATACTATTTTAAAAGATGAAATTGCAAATGTTTTTGTACGCGTCTTAGAAGATGCTGGTGTGTATAAAGATACACCAGCAGGAAAAGATGGCTTTAATCGATTTATTCAATCGGTAGGTATCGTTTCTTAA
- a CDS encoding galactokinase yields MDTTTLNQAFTDIFNEQADATFFSPGRINLIGEHTDYNGGHVFPAAISLGTYGVARKRDDQICRFYSANFKDDGIIEINLNQLILTKEDSWTNYPKGVIKFLIEAGHPIDTGFDLYVYGNIPNGSGLSSSASLELLIGIVAEELYDLTLERLDLVKIGKKTENDFIGVNSGIMDQFAVGMGADKRAIYLDTNSLDYELVPLDLADNVIVIMNTNKRRELADSKYNERRTECETALAELNQKLTIDSLGAIDANTFDQYAYLVQDSNRLKRARHAVWENQRTSLARQALQTGDLLAFGRLMNASHVSLEHDYEVTGIELDTLVHTAWAQEGVLGARMTGAGFGGCGIAIVAKDKVDAFKEQVGCVYTETIGYPPQFYIAEISSGARVLTRR; encoded by the coding sequence ATGGACACGACAACATTAAATCAAGCTTTTACAGACATTTTCAACGAACAAGCTGATGCAACTTTTTTCTCACCAGGACGTATTAACCTAATTGGTGAACATACAGATTACAACGGGGGCCACGTATTCCCAGCAGCTATTTCACTGGGCACTTATGGGGTTGCCCGTAAACGAGATGACCAAATCTGTCGCTTTTATTCAGCAAATTTCAAAGATGATGGCATTATTGAAATTAACCTAAATCAACTGATTCTAACAAAGGAAGATAGTTGGACGAACTATCCTAAAGGGGTCATTAAATTTTTAATAGAAGCGGGTCATCCAATTGATACCGGTTTTGACCTATACGTATATGGGAATATTCCAAATGGTTCCGGTCTTTCATCATCAGCTTCACTTGAATTACTCATAGGGATAGTTGCGGAAGAATTGTATGATTTAACACTAGAAAGACTAGATTTAGTAAAAATTGGTAAAAAAACCGAAAATGATTTTATCGGTGTGAATTCGGGTATTATGGATCAATTTGCCGTCGGGATGGGGGCAGATAAACGTGCGATTTATCTGGATACAAATTCTCTCGACTATGAACTCGTTCCGCTAGATTTAGCTGATAACGTAATTGTAATCATGAATACCAATAAACGCCGTGAATTAGCCGATTCTAAATACAATGAACGCCGGACTGAATGTGAAACAGCACTCGCCGAACTTAACCAAAAGTTGACCATCGATTCACTGGGTGCGATTGATGCCAACACCTTTGATCAATATGCTTATTTAGTTCAAGATAGTAATCGTTTGAAACGTGCACGACATGCTGTTTGGGAAAACCAACGAACGTCACTTGCACGACAAGCATTGCAAACTGGGGATCTATTAGCATTTGGTCGCTTAATGAATGCCTCCCATGTATCATTAGAACACGATTATGAAGTTACCGGAATCGAGCTAGATACCTTGGTCCATACAGCGTGGGCACAGGAGGGTGTATTAGGCGCGCGTATGACGGGCGCAGGCTTTGGAGGATGTGGCATTGCCATCGTCGCAAAAGACAAGGTGGATGCTTTTAAAGAGCAAGTAGGGTGTGTATATACTGAAACAATCGGCTATCCACCACAATTTTATATCGCAGAAATCTCAAGTGGCGCGCGTGTACTAACAAGGAGATGA
- a CDS encoding chorismate mutase, with product MLEKERIEIDRLDREIVKLFEERTKMVEKVAEVKLANNKDILDAGREALVIEKVQSYLENPELKEELADLYTEIMRISRGHQERWMAKQEEK from the coding sequence ATGTTAGAAAAAGAACGTATTGAGATTGACCGCCTTGACCGAGAAATCGTGAAATTATTTGAGGAAAGAACGAAAATGGTTGAAAAGGTAGCTGAAGTTAAGCTAGCCAACAATAAAGACATTTTGGATGCTGGTCGTGAAGCATTAGTCATTGAGAAAGTTCAAAGCTACTTAGAAAACCCTGAACTTAAAGAAGAATTAGCTGATTTATATACTGAAATCATGCGTATATCTCGCGGTCATCAAGAGCGTTGGATGGCTAAACAAGAAGAAAAATAA
- a CDS encoding DUF3307 domain-containing protein, protein MILIHNAITLVLLTAHFLGDYHFQSEKRSEAKGKSHAALARHLAIHGAIVVKNWAK, encoded by the coding sequence ATGATACTGATTCATAATGCCATCACACTCGTATTATTAACTGCCCACTTTCTAGGTGATTACCATTTTCAAAGTGAGAAACGGTCAGAAGCCAAGGGAAAGAGTCACGCCGCTCTTGCTAGACACCTAGCCATCCATGGGGCAATTGTTGTAAAAAATTGGGCAAAATAA
- a CDS encoding SatD family protein, which yields MSKNYIAIIGDLIDSKKSADRENLQENLLESFATINRNYGDIIASKLTLTLGDEFQVLIKPHHQVFQMIDDIQRLIPHPIRFGIGYGSIDTEIDPEISIGADGPAYWHARSAIESVKQHDYSGNLRQAFIGLEGKDDTINIMLLLTDTIRSSWTKTQLYVFNGLLAAGIYQPSFNQKALAKKLELSPSALSKRLNSANIKIYLAGKEQLARFIQEVDDTDS from the coding sequence ATGTCTAAAAACTATATAGCGATTATCGGAGACTTAATTGATTCAAAAAAATCAGCTGACCGAGAAAACTTACAAGAAAACTTATTAGAAAGTTTTGCTACAATTAACCGAAACTACGGTGACATCATCGCATCAAAATTAACGCTAACCTTAGGTGATGAATTTCAAGTGTTGATTAAACCCCATCATCAAGTGTTTCAAATGATAGATGACATCCAACGACTTATTCCCCACCCCATTCGCTTTGGGATTGGTTACGGGTCAATAGACACAGAGATTGATCCTGAGATCAGTATAGGCGCAGATGGCCCCGCATACTGGCACGCTAGGAGCGCTATTGAATCAGTCAAGCAACACGATTACAGCGGTAATTTACGTCAAGCCTTTATTGGTCTAGAGGGAAAAGATGACACTATCAATATCATGCTCTTACTGACAGATACTATCCGGTCAAGTTGGACTAAAACCCAGCTATATGTCTTCAATGGACTTTTAGCGGCGGGAATTTACCAGCCATCATTTAATCAAAAAGCACTTGCTAAAAAATTAGAATTATCTCCCTCAGCTTTAAGTAAACGACTAAATTCAGCCAATATTAAAATCTATCTAGCTGGAAAAGAACAGCTGGCACGTTTCATTCAGGAGGTCGATGATACTGATTCATAA
- a CDS encoding YfcC family protein — protein MKSKLFPKKLQMPNALVLLFSIMVIMMVLTWVIPAGAFERTLVDDRTVLVPDSFHFIDSSPQSPFQLILALPQAFIEVGSIVFFLFITGGSFKLINETGILEALMGRLVRALKGREEVFIPILVFVTGLGGATLGLSEEIILFIPIGIALARALGYDAMTGIAVLILGAAVGFNAGFMNPFSVGVAQALAELPLFSGVGLRIALFIVLWAVTTIFIMRYAKKVKADPSKSDVADLEAADKAADDYKDLSEQELPAFSARHKWISVALLAGFAMMVYGVFQIGWFIDELVAMFFTMAVVSALIGGLSTGKIADTFVSGAGEMMFSVLAIVFARGILVVMENGMILDTIIYYLVQVVNIFPAILGSVGMYVIQILINFFIPSGSGQAAATMPIMLPIADSLDVTRQTAVLAFQLGSGFMDAIIPTSGVLMAELSLAKIPYNKWFKWFMPLLTIYILIGLAFLIFAHFVGYGPF, from the coding sequence ATGAAATCAAAACTTTTTCCAAAAAAGTTACAAATGCCTAATGCATTAGTGCTTTTATTTTCAATCATGGTCATCATGATGGTCTTAACCTGGGTTATTCCAGCAGGGGCGTTCGAACGGACACTGGTCGATGATCGGACTGTTTTAGTCCCAGATTCTTTCCATTTTATTGATTCTAGCCCACAAAGTCCCTTCCAGTTGATTCTGGCCTTACCGCAAGCTTTTATTGAGGTAGGATCTATCGTATTCTTCCTCTTTATCACAGGTGGATCATTCAAATTGATTAACGAAACAGGCATTCTTGAAGCCTTAATGGGACGTTTAGTCCGTGCCTTAAAAGGACGCGAGGAAGTTTTCATTCCCATTCTTGTTTTTGTGACTGGTTTAGGTGGTGCCACTTTAGGTTTATCAGAGGAAATTATCCTTTTCATCCCAATCGGTATCGCACTAGCTAGAGCTTTAGGCTACGACGCCATGACAGGGATTGCCGTTTTAATTCTTGGGGCTGCAGTCGGCTTTAATGCCGGTTTTATGAACCCATTCTCAGTAGGCGTTGCCCAAGCCTTAGCCGAATTACCATTATTCTCAGGTGTTGGCTTACGTATCGCCTTATTCATTGTTCTTTGGGCAGTGACAACGATTTTTATTATGCGTTATGCGAAAAAAGTCAAAGCTGATCCAAGCAAAAGCGACGTTGCTGATTTAGAAGCTGCTGATAAAGCTGCAGATGATTACAAAGACTTAAGCGAACAAGAATTACCAGCATTTTCAGCACGTCACAAGTGGATTTCGGTGGCTTTGTTAGCTGGTTTTGCCATGATGGTTTACGGTGTCTTCCAAATTGGTTGGTTTATCGACGAACTAGTCGCAATGTTCTTTACCATGGCAGTTGTTTCCGCATTAATTGGGGGTCTTTCAACTGGCAAAATAGCCGACACATTCGTTTCGGGGGCCGGTGAAATGATGTTCTCAGTACTTGCCATTGTATTTGCCCGCGGTATTTTAGTAGTCATGGAAAATGGGATGATCTTAGATACAATTATTTACTATCTTGTACAAGTAGTGAACATTTTCCCAGCTATTCTAGGTTCAGTTGGTATGTACGTGATTCAAATCTTGATCAATTTCTTTATCCCATCTGGTTCAGGACAAGCAGCAGCAACGATGCCAATCATGTTACCAATTGCAGACTCACTAGATGTCACAAGACAAACAGCTGTACTTGCTTTCCAATTAGGTTCAGGTTTCATGGATGCCATTATTCCAACATCCGGTGTCCTGATGGCTGAATTATCACTGGCTAAAATTCCATATAACAAATGGTTTAAATGGTTTATGCCATTACTAACCATTTATATTTTAATTGGATTGGCATTTTTAATCTTCGCCCATTTTGTAGGCTATGGGCCATTCTAG